In the genome of Streptomyces sp. NBC_00259, the window ACGACTGACGCGTGCCCAGGCGTCCGGCGGCGACCCGCCGCCGGACGCGGGGCATTCGTACCGGCCGACCGGTATTCACTCCTTCGGCCGCACAACCTGGCAGTCCCCGCTGCCGTTGAACCAAGGACCGGGCAGTCATGCACGGCCACTGAACATTTTGACCAAGGAGTGCTTCTCCATGTCGCGTACCGCGAAGGCTTTCGTTCTGTCCACCCTCGCCGCTGCCGCTGTTGCGGGCTCCACCGGCATTGCCTCTGCCGACGCCGGCGCGGAGGGCGCTGCGGCGGGCTCGCCGGGCGTGCTCTCGGGCAATGTCGTCCAGGTTCCGGTCCACGTGCCGGTCAACGTCTGCGGCAACACCGTGAACGTCATC includes:
- a CDS encoding chaplin, with amino-acid sequence MSRTAKAFVLSTLAAAAVAGSTGIASADAGAEGAAAGSPGVLSGNVVQVPVHVPVNVCGNTVNVIGLLNPAFGNACVND